From the Palaemon carinicauda isolate YSFRI2023 chromosome 42, ASM3689809v2, whole genome shotgun sequence genome, one window contains:
- the LOC137633234 gene encoding uncharacterized protein isoform X1, with protein sequence MIKYFLLLACLTGGTLAQDGGIDTQTQLYIVAGILGGACLLLTIASIYNSVTIIGLQSKLAVLQAAGSATVKAISNVAENTPKMPKKFQDPEASDNYPQNRDPYAARNDPYRRPEPRGDYRMERMNPYYDDYRNSRPHGMQPSRPYHDDRRPGPNYY encoded by the exons GCACAAGATGGTGGAATTGATACGCAAACACAGCTATATATTGTAGCTGGAATATTGGGAGGAGCTTGCCTGCTTCTTACCATAGCCTCTATCTACAATTCAGTCACCATTATCGG TCTCCAATCGAAGTTAGCTGTGCTACAAGCAGCTGGATCCGCCACAGTAAAAGCCATCAGCAACGTCGCTGAAAACACTCCCAAAATGCCCAA AAAGTTCCAAGATCCAGAGGCCAGTGATAACTATCCACAAAATAG AGATCCATATGCTGCTAGGAACGACCCATACCGAAGGCCGGAACCCAGAGGGGATTACAGAATGGAGAG GATGAACCCATACTACGATGATTACCGCAACAGCAGACCTCATGGAAT GCAACCATCACGACCTTACCACGATGACAGAAGACCTGGTCCAAATTATTACTAA